In Leptospira dzoumogneensis, a genomic segment contains:
- a CDS encoding carboxymuconolactone decarboxylase family protein — translation MNTRFNYAKVYPQVLEKMMEMENFAKSSGIEIKLYELIKIRASQINGCAFCINMHTVDARKLGEEERRIYLLNAWREAPYYTEKERAALELTEYVTKISEHGVSDDLYARVRAQFEEKEFIALIVVINTINSWNRIAISTGMTAPN, via the coding sequence ATGAACACAAGATTCAATTACGCTAAAGTGTATCCCCAAGTTTTGGAAAAAATGATGGAGATGGAAAACTTTGCTAAAAGTTCAGGGATCGAAATCAAACTTTACGAGCTGATCAAGATCAGGGCTTCCCAGATCAACGGCTGCGCTTTCTGTATTAACATGCACACTGTGGATGCCAGAAAATTAGGAGAAGAAGAAAGAAGGATCTACCTTTTGAACGCTTGGAGAGAGGCTCCTTATTATACTGAAAAAGAAAGAGCCGCTCTGGAATTAACAGAATATGTGACTAAAATTTCCGAACATGGTGTTTCGGACGATCTGTATGCAAGAGTACGAGCTCAGTTTGAGGAAAAGGAATTTATCGCTTTGATCGTTGTGATCAACACGATCAATTCCTGGAATCGGATCGCGATCTCCACAGGGATGACTGCTCCGAACTAA
- a CDS encoding DNA-3-methyladenine glycosylase I: MISFEKIRKRAAKRKGGEKILQTLLPKVTPKNKLGRIPDDRILSEMTKRVFSAGFVWKVVENKWSGFEDAFLGFDPAKLLKQPNRFWDALSSDERIIRNAQKISSVRKNAQFVIDVAIEHGSFGKFLADWPIQDQIGLLDFLSKRGSRLGEMTGQYFLRFIGRDSFILSSDVILCLRDAGLSLSKSGKSKKDLILIQKQLNEWAEETGLSYTHLSRICAFSIGENYSIEEE, translated from the coding sequence ATGATCTCTTTTGAAAAGATCCGAAAACGGGCCGCTAAAAGAAAAGGTGGAGAGAAAATATTACAAACTCTTCTCCCTAAAGTAACCCCTAAAAACAAACTCGGTCGTATCCCTGATGATCGGATCCTCAGTGAGATGACAAAGAGAGTTTTCTCGGCTGGATTCGTATGGAAGGTCGTAGAAAACAAATGGTCGGGATTTGAAGACGCGTTTTTAGGGTTCGATCCTGCAAAATTGCTCAAGCAGCCGAATCGATTTTGGGACGCATTGAGTTCCGACGAACGGATCATTCGTAACGCACAAAAGATCTCTTCCGTAAGAAAGAATGCGCAGTTCGTCATAGACGTTGCGATAGAACACGGAAGTTTCGGAAAATTTTTGGCGGATTGGCCGATCCAAGATCAAATCGGTTTATTGGATTTTCTTTCCAAACGAGGATCAAGATTGGGCGAAATGACGGGACAATATTTTTTACGATTTATCGGAAGAGATTCCTTCATTCTTTCTTCGGATGTAATATTATGTTTACGTGATGCAGGTCTTTCGCTCTCGAAATCCGGAAAATCCAAAAAAGATCTAATCCTCATCCAAAAACAACTGAATGAATGGGCAGAAGAAACAGGCTTATCATACACTCATTTGTCGCGGATCTGTGCCTTTTCGATCGGCGAAAATTATTCGATAGAAGAAGAGTAA